A window of Thunnus thynnus chromosome 17, fThuThy2.1, whole genome shotgun sequence contains these coding sequences:
- the LOC137168606 gene encoding myosin heavy chain, fast skeletal muscle-like — MSTDAEMECYGPAAIYLRKPEKERIEAQTAPFDAKTAFFVTDKEEMYLKGKLVKKEGGKATVETDCGKTLTVKEDEIFPRNPPKFDKIEDMAMMTHLNEPCVLYNLKERFASWMIYTYSGLFCVVVNPYKWLPVYDSVVVGGYRGKKRIEAPPHIFSISDNAYQFMHTDRENQSILITGESGAGKTVNTKRVIQYFATIAAIGAKKSEPTPGKMQGSLEDQIVAANPLLESYGNAKTVRNDNSSRFGKFIRIHFGSSGKLASADIETYLLEKSRVTFQLSAERSYHIFYQLMTGHKPELLEGLLITTNPYDYPMVSQGEITVKSINDVEEFIATDTAIDILGFNAEEKMGIYKLTGAVMHHGNMQFKQKQREEQAEPDGTEVADKIAYLLGLNSADMLKALCYPRVKVGNEMVTKGQTVPQVHNSVMALCKSIYEKMFLWMVIRINEMLDTKQPRQFFIGVLDIAGFEIFDFNSLEQLCINFTNEKLQQFFNHHMFVLEQEEYKKEGIVWEFIDFGMDLAACIELIEKPMGIFSILEEECMFPKASDTTFKNKLHDQHLGKTKAFEKPKPAKGKPEAHFSLVHYAGTVDYNITGWLDKNKDPLNDSVVQLYQKASNKLLAFLYAKHGGGDEAAGGGGGKKGKKKGGSFQTVSALFRENLGKLMTNLRSTHPHFVRCLIPNESKTPGLMENFLVIHQLRCNGVLEGIRICRKGFPSRILYGDFKQRYKVLNASVIPEGQFIDNKKAAEKLLGSIDVDHTQYKFGHTKVFFKAGLLGTLEEMRDEKLATLVTMTQALCRGFLMRTEFVKMMERREAVFSIQYNIRSFMNVKNWPWMNLYFKIKPLLKSAETEKELMNMKENYEKMTTDLAAALAKKKELEEKMVSLLQEKNDLQLQVASEVENLSDAEERCEGLIKSKIQLEAKLKETTERLEDEEEINAELTGKKRKLEDECSELKKDIDDLELTLAKVEKEKHATENKVKNLTEEMASQDESIAKLTKEKKALQEAHQQTLDDLQAEEDKVNTLTKAKTKLEQQVDDLEGSLEQEKKLRMDLERAKRKLEGDLKLAQESIMDLENDKQQSEEKIKKKEFETSQLLSKIEDEQSLGAQLQKKIKELQARIEELEEEIEAERAARAKVEKQRADLSRELEEISERLEEAGGATAAQIEMNKKREAEFQKLRRDLEESTLQHEATAAALRKKQADSVAELGEQIDNLQRVKQKLEKEKSEYKMEIDDLSSNMEAVAKSKGNLEKMCRTLEDQMSELKAKNDENVRQLNDISAQRARLQTENGEYSRQIEEKDALVSQLTRGKQAYTQQIEELKRHIEEEVKAKNALAHGVQSARHDCDLLREQFEEEQEAKAELQRGMSKANSEVAQWRTKYETDAIQRTEELEEAKKKLAQRLQDAEESIEAVNSKCASLEKTKQRLQGEVEDLMIDVERANGLAANLDKKQRNFDKVLAEWKQKYEEGQAELEGAQKEARSLSTELFKMKNSYEEALDQLETMKRENKNLQQEISDLTEQIGETGKSIHELEKAKKTVETEKTEIQSALEEAEGTLEHEEAKILRVQLELNQIKGEVDRKLAEKDEEMEQIKRNSQRVIDSMQSTLDSEVRSRNDALRVKKKMEGDLNEMEIQLSHANRQAAESQKQLRNVQGQLKDAQLHLDDAVRGQDDMKEQAAMVERRNGLMLAEIEELRAALEQTERGRKVAEQELVDASERVGLLHSQNTSLLNTKKKLESDLVQVQGEVDDTVQEARNAEEKAKKAITDAAMMAEELKKEQDTSAHLERMKKNLEVTVKDLQHRLDEAENLAMKGGKKQLQKLESRVRELETEVDAEQKRGADAVKGVRKYERRVKELTYQTEEDKKNVHRLQDLVDKLQLKVKAYKRQAEEAEEQANTHMSRFRKVQHELEEAQERADIAESQVNKLRAKSRDHGKHDAAE; from the exons ATGAGCACAGACGCGGAGATGGAGTGCTATGGCCCGGCGGCCATCTACCTCCGGAAGCCAGAGAAGGAGAGGATTGAAGCACAAACTGCTCCTTTTGATGCCAAAACCGCCTTCTTTGTGACTGATAAGGAGGAGATGTATCTCAAGGGTAAACTTGTGAAGAAAGAGGGTGGCAAAGCCACAGTTGAAACAGACTGTGGTAAG ACACTCACTGTGAAAGAAGATGAAATCTTTCCCAGGAACCCTCCAAAGTTTGATAAAATTGAGGACATGGCCATGATGACCCACCTCAACGAGCCCTGTGTGTTGTATAACCTCAAAGAGCGTTTTGCATCCTGGATGATCTAC ACCTACTCTGGGCTGTTTTGCGTTGTGGTGAATCCCTACAAGTGGCTTCCAGTATATGATTCTGTAGTTGTGGGAGGATACAGAGGCAAGAAGAGGATTGAGGCACCACCTCacatcttctccatctctgaTAATGCCTATCAGTTCATGCACACAG aTCGTGAGAACCAGTCTATCCTGATTAC TGGAGAATCCGGTGCAGGAAAGACTGTCAACACCAAGCGTGTCATCCAATACTTTGCAACAATTGCAGCTATTGGAGCCAAGAAGTCTGAGCCAACACCTGGCAAGATGCAG GGCTCCCTTGAGGACCAAATTGTTGCAGCCAACCCTCTGCTGGAGTCCTATGGTAATGCCAAGACTGTGAGGAATGACAACTCCTCTCGTTTT GGTAAATTCATCAGAATCCACTTTGGCTCTTCTGGAAAGCTGGCTTCAGCTGATATTGAAACAT aTCTGCTGGAGAAGTCCCGTGTAACCTTCCAGTTGTCTGCTGAGAGGAGCTACCACATCTTCTATCAGCTGATGACTGGCCACAAGCCTGAGCTCCTGG AGGGTCTTCTGATCACCACCAACCCCTATGACTACCCAATGGTCAGTCAGGGTGAAATCACTGTCAAAAGCATTAATGACGTGGAGGAGTTCATTGCAACAGAt ACTGCTATTGACATCTTGGGCTTCAATGCTGAGGAGAAGATGGGCATCTACAAGCTGACTGGTGCTGTGATGCATCATGGCAACATGCAATTCAAGCAAAAGCAGCGTGAGGAGCAGGCTGAACCTGATGGCACTGAGG tgGCTGATAAAATCGCCTACCTCCTGGGCCTGAACTCAGCTGATATGCTCAAAGCTCTGTGTTACCCTAGAGTCAAGGTCGGAAATGAGATGGTGACCAAAGGTCAGACTGTCCCACAG gTCCACAATTCTGTCATGGCTCTGTGCAAGTCTAtctatgagaaaatgttctTGTGGATGGTCATCCGTATCAATGAGATGCTGGACACAAAGCAGCCAAGACAGTTCTTCATTGGAGTGTTGGATATCGCTGGATTTGAGATCTTTGAT TTCAACAGCTTGGAGCAACTCTGCATCAACTTCACCAATGAGAAACTGCAACAGTTCTTCAACCACCACATGTTTGTCCTGGAGCAAGAGGAGTACAAGAAAGAGGGCATTGTCTGGGAGTTCATTGACTTCGGTATGGACTTGGCTGCCTGCATTGAGCTTATTGAGAAG ccaATGGGCATCTTCTCCATCCTTGAAGAGGAGTGCATGTTCCCCAAGGCTTCTGACACAACTTTCAAGAACAAGCTGCATGATCAGCATCTTGGAAAGACCAAGGCCTTTGAGAAGCCAAAACCTGCAAAGGGCAAGCCTGAGGCTCACTTCTCCCTGGTTCACTATGCTGGTACAGTGGACTACAATATCACTGGCTGGTTGGACAAGAACAAGGACCCCCTGAATGACTCAGTTGTCCAGCTCTATCAGAAGGCCTCAAACAAACTTCTGGCCTTCCTGTATGCAAAACACGGCGGAGGTGATG AGGCTGCTGGTGGCGGCGGTGGCAAAAAGGGAAAGAAGAAGGGTGGTTCCTTCCAGACTGTGTCTGCTCTTTTCAGG GAGAATTTGGGCAAGCTGATGACCAACTTGAGGAGCACTCACCCTCATTTTGTCCGTTGCCTGATTCCTAATGAATCAAAGACCCCAG GTCTTATGGAGAACTTCTTGGTCATCCATCAGCTGAGGTGTAACGGTGTGCTGGAAGGCATCAGAATCTGCAGAAAGGGCTTCCCCAGCAGAATCCTCTACGGTGACTTCAAGCAGAG ATACAAAGTATTAAATGCCAGCGTCATCCCTGAGGGACAGTTCATTGACAACAAAAAAGCTGCAGAGAAGCTTCTAGGCTCTATTGATGTGGATCACACTCAGTACAAGTTTGGGCACACTAAG GTGTTCTTCAAAGCTGGTCTGCTGGGTACactggaggagatgagagatgagAAACTGGCTACTCTGGTGACCATGACTCAGGCTCTCTGCAGAGGATTCCTCATGAGGACGGAGTTTGTTAAGATGATGGAGAGGAG AGAGGCTGTCTTCAGTATTCAGTACAATATCCGTTCATTCATGAATGTGAAAAACTGGCCATGGATGAATCTGTACTTCAAGATCAAGCCTCTTCTGAAGAGTGCTGAGACTGAGAAGGAGCTGATGAACATGAAGGAGAACTATGAGAAGATGACAACAGACCTGGCTGCTGCCCTGGCCAAGaagaaggagctggaggagaagatGGTTTCCCTGCTGCAGGAAAAGAATGACCTGCAACTGCAAGTGGCTTCT GAAGTTGAGAACCTCTCAGATGCTGAGGAAAGGTGTGAAGGTCTGATTAAGAGCAAGATCCAACTCGAGGCCAAACTCAAAGAGACAACTGAGAGactggaggatgaagaggaaatcAATGCTGAGCTGACTGGCAAGAAGAGGAAGCTGGAGGATGAATGCTCTGAGCTGAAGAAAGATATTGATGACTTGGAGCTCACCTTGGCTAAAGTGGAGAAGGAGAAACATGCAACTGAAAACAAG GTGAAAAACCTGACGGAGGAGATGGCATCTCAAGATGAGTCTATTGCCAAGTTAACCAAGGAGAAGAAAGCCCTCCAAGAGGCTCACCAGCAAACGCTGGATGATCTCCAGGCAGAGGAAGACAAAGTCAACACTCTGACCAAGGCCAAGACAAAGCTGGAACAGCAAGTGGACGAT CTTGAGGGATCACTGGAGCAAGAGAAGAAGCTCCGTATGGACCTTGAGAGAGCCAAGAGGAAGCTTGAGGGAGATCTGAAACTGGCCCAGGAATCCATAATGGATCTGGAGAATGACAAGCAGCAATCTGAGGAGAAAATCAAGAA GAAGGAGTTTGAGACCAGCCAGCTGCTCAGCAAGATTGAGGATGAACAGTCTCTTGGTGCTCAGCTTCAGAAGAAGATCAAGGAACTCCAG GCTCGTATTGAGGAGCTGGAAGAAGAAATTGAGGCTGAGCGGGCTGCTCGGGCTAAGGTGGAGAAGCAGAGGGCTGACCTCTCCAGGGAACTTGAGGAGATCAGTGAGAGGCTTGAGGAAGCTGGTGGAGCAACAGCCGCTCAGATTGAGATGAACAAGAAGCGTGAGGCTGAGTTCCAGAAGCTGCGCCGTGACCTTGAAGAGTCAACCCTGCAGCATGAAGCTACCGCAGCAGCTCTCCGCAAGAAGCAGGCCGACAGTGTTGCAGAGCTGGGAGAGCAGATCGACAACCTCCAGCGTGTCAAACAGAagctggagaaggagaagagcGAGTACAAGATGGAGATTGATGACCTCTCCAGCAACATGGAGGCTGTTGCCAAATCCAAA GGCAACTTGGAAAAAATGTGCAGAACTCTTGAGGACCAGATGAGTGAGCTGAAGGCCAAAAACGATGAGAATGTGCGCCAGCTGAATGACATAAGTGCACAGAGGGcaagactgcagacagagaatg GTGAGTATTCCCGCCAGATTGAGGAGAAAGACGCTCTTGTTTCCCAGCTGACCAGAGGCAAGCAGGCTTACACTCAGCAAATTGAGGAGTTGAAGAGACACATTGAGGAAGAAGTGAAG GCAAAGAATGCCCTGGCCCATGGTGTTCAGTCAGCCCGCCATGACTGTGACCTGCTCAGAGAGCAGTTTGAGGAGGAGCAAGAGGCtaaagctgagctgcagcgTGGAATGTCCAAGGCTAACAGCGAAGTGGCTCAATGGAGAACCAAATATGAGACTGATGCTATCCAGCGCactgaggagctggaggaggccaA GAAAAAGCTTGCCCAGCGTCTGCAGGATGCTGAGGAGTCCATTGAGGCTGTGAACTCAAAGTGTGCCTCTTTGGAGAAGACCAAGCAGAGGCTACAGGGTGAGGTGGAGGACCTCATGATTGATGTAGAGAGAGCTAATGGTCTGGCTGCCAACCTTGACAAAAAGCAAAGGAACTTTGATAAG GTCCTTGCAGAATGGAAACAGAAATATGAGGAGGGCCAGGCAGAGCTTGAAGGAGCCCAGAAGGAGGCTCGCTCTCTCAGCACTGAACTGTTCAAAATGAAGAACTCTTATGAGGAGGCTCTGGATCAGCTGGAGACcatgaagagagagaacaagaaccTGCAGC AGGAGATCTCAGACCTGACCGAACAGATTGGTGAGACCGGAAAGAGCATCCATGAGCTGGAGAAAGCCAAGAAGACTGTGGAGACTGAGAAGACTGAAATTCAGTCAGCACTGGAGGAAGCAGAG GGCACACTGGAGCATGAGGAAGCCAAGATTCTCCGTGTTCAGCTTGAGCTTAACCAGATCAAAGGTGAGGTTGACAGGAAGCTTGCAGAAAAGGACGAGGAGATGGAGCAGATCAAGAGAAACAGCCAGAGGGTGATTGACTCCATGCAGAGCACTCTCGATTCTGAGGTCAGGAGCAGGAATGATGCCCTGAGAGTCAAGAAGAAAATGGAGGGAGACCTGAATGAGATGGAGATTCAGCTGAGCCATGCCAACAGGCAGGCTGCTGAGTCCCAGAAACAACTGAGGAATGTCCAGGGACAGCTCAAG GATGCCCAACTGCACCTTGATGATGCTGTCAGAGGACAGGATGACATGAAGGAGCAGGCTGCCATGGTGGAGCGCAGAAATGGCCTGATGTTGGCTGAGAttgaggagctgagagctgctctggagcagacagagagaggacgcAAAGTGGCTGAGCAAGAGTTGGTTGATGCTAGTGAGCGTGTTGGACTGCTTCACTCTCAG aACACCAGTCTTCTGAACACCAAGAAGAAGCTGGAGTCTGACCTTGTGCAGGTTCAGGGTGAAGTGGACGACACTGTTCAGGAAGCAAGAAATGCTGAGGAGAAAGCCAAAAAGGCTATCACTGAT GCTGCCATGATGgctgaggagctgaagaaggagCAGGACACCAGTGCTCAcctggagaggatgaagaagaaccTGGAGGTCACAGTCAAGGACCTGCAGCACCGTCTGGATGAGGCTGAGAACCTCGCCATGAAGGGTGGCAAGAAGCAGCTCCAGAAACTGGAGTCAAGG GTCCGTGAACTGGAAACTGAAGTTGATGCCGAGCAGAAACGTGGAGCTGATGCTGTTAAGGGAGTCCGCAAATATGAGCGGAGAGTGAAGGAGTTGACTTACCAG ACTGAGGAGGACAAGAAGAATGTGCATAGACTTCAGGATCTGGTGGATAAGCTGCAGCTCAAAGTGAAGGCTTACAAGAGACAGGCTGAGGAGGCT GAGGAGCAGGCCAACACTCACATGTCCAGGTTCAGGAAGGTCCAGCATGAGCTGGAGGAAGCTCAGGAGCGCGCTGACATCGCTGAGTCCCAGGTCAACAAGCTGAGAGCCAAGAGCCGTGATCATGGAAAG CATGATGCTGCTGAATAA